CTGCGCTACTCTTTCGGTTTTGAGGAGGGAGCAAGCGCCATCGAGCAGGCCGTCCGGATGGTATTGGAAGAAGGTTACCGGACGCCCGATCTGATGAAACCGGGAGCGCGGGAAGTCACAACCGCACAGATGGGCTCCTTGGTAGCAGGCAGGATCGGCTGACACCGAAGCGCTTCTTCTTAAGATTGTCTGAAACAACCCGGCACCTTCTGCTCGCCCAGGATTCCCTGAAAAATTACTTTCAGCCGGAATCGCAGCGACCGGCAGGCTGCCGGTACTAAAAATCTCTGCCTGAAAAATATGTCCCGATTTATCCTTGCGCTTGCTCCCGGACTCCGGTCGGTTGCCAGGCAAGCACTTCCACTCGCTCCTGATTCCGCTCCGGACAGCACCAAGGCTTGCTTCGGGACAGTTCTGGGTTCAGGCGAAATTTAAACACTCGCTCCCAGTACTCCGGTTGAACTCGCTGATAACGCGTCGCAGACGGCAGCCGACCGGCTCCTATGACGCCATCCATGGCGCATAGTCGCCTATCTCAACTTCCTATTTCGATTCGGCTGCCGTTAGCTGCTCCTCGTCAAGGGCGAGATAACAACCTTCGTAAGGTCGCTCGTTTTCTTAAATTTCGCCATAAGATGAAGTACTCGCAGCCTGAACTGTCAACCTCGCTGGCGCCTGCAAGGATAAACCACTATTTTCATTCTTTCGGTGGTTCCGCCTGGGCGGCATGAGCGTCTGCCTGAAATAATTATGGAAGACTAATAAAGAGAGAGGATGAGAAGTTGTGGGGATTTAAAGGTATTTGTTTACGATACGACCCTGCGCGATGGGTCACAGGGAGAGGGAATCAGTTTAACGGTCGAAGATAAGCTGAAGATTACGAGGAAACTGGACGAACTGGAGATTCCCTACATCGAGGGGGGATGGCCGGGGTCCAATCCCAAGGACCTGGAATATTTTAACTGTGTCCGGGCAATTCCTTTAAAGCACGCAAAGATCGCGGCCTTTGGTGCAACCCGAAAAGCAAGGGTCAACGTGACGGAAGACGCCAACATGAAGGCATTGCTTGCTGCGGGAACCCCTTGTGTAACGATTTTCGGAAAAAGCTGGGATTTTCATGTGATCACGGCTCTCCAGACCACGTTAGCAGAGAATTTGAGAATGATCCGGGAAAGCGTGATCTACCTGAAGTCGCAGAAGCGTGAAGTAATTTACGATGCCGAGCACTTTTTCGATGGCTATAAATGCAATCCGGATTACGCCCTCGAAACCTTAAAAGCAGCAGCCGAAGCCGGGGCAGACTGGATTGTCCTGTGCGATACCAACGGCGGCAGTTTACCCCACGAAATCGAACAGATTATGGGGCAGGTAAGCCGGGTCATCAGGGCACCAATCGGGATCCATGCCCATAACGATGGAGACCTGGCTATTGCCAACAGCATTACCGCAGTAAGATGCGGGGCGCGTCAGGTACAGGGGACGATTAACGGTTTCGGGGAGCGTTGCGGAAATGCCAACCTCTGTTCGGTTATCCCAAATCTCCAGCTTAAACTGGGTCTTGCTTGCTTAAGTCCTGAAGCCATGCGCCGCCTTACTGAGGTCTCCCACTATGTGAATGAAATCGCAAATATGACCCCCCATAATAACCAGCCCTTTGTTGGAGCCAGTGCCTTTGCCCATAAGGGGGGGGTCCATGTCAGTGCAATTTTAAAGGATCCTGCAACATACGAACATCTCAACCCCGAACTGGTTGGAAACAGGCGCCGCGTTCTGGTCTCAGAACTTGCAGGTGCCAGCAATTTATTTTATAAAGCGCGGGAGTTGAATCTTGATCTCAGCCAGGATAATCCCCAAACAAGGGCTATCATTCAGCAGATCAAAGAGCTGGAATACCGGGGGTACCAGTTTGAAGGGGCCGATGCCTCTCTGGAGCTTTTGTTGCGGCGGGCATTCGGGCAGTACAGGGAGTTCTTCACGCTCGAAAGCTTGAAGCTTCTCGTCGAAAAGCGGGCCAACGACGGTGATGTGATCAGTTCCGAGGCGACGATAAAGCTGCGCGTCGGAGAACAGCTCATTCACACGGCGGCGGAAGGAAACGGCCCCGTAAACGCGGTAGACAACGCCCTCAGGAAAGCTCTTGAAGATTTTTATCCATTTCTAAAACAAATGCACCTCGTTGATTACAAGGTCCGGGTGCTGGACGGAAAAGATGGGACCGGGGCAAAGGTACGGGTTTTGCTCGAGTCGGCCGATGCGGCCGGTTCGTGGGGAACAGTTGGAGTTTCAGAGAATATCATTGAGGCAAGCTGGCAGGCCCTTACCGACAGCATGAACTACGCCCTGCTCCGCCATCTTAAAGAGTGAAAAAACCTTATGTTTGGGCCTTGGGCTGGAGGCAATTTAAAGCGGGTGGGGATGCGGCAGGGAGTTCTATCCTGTCAACCCGCTTGATCACGGGGTAGACCTTGTAGATGGCAAGGTCGTCTAAAACCCCTCCCAGCAGCCGTAGTC
Above is a window of Bacillota bacterium DNA encoding:
- the cimA gene encoding citramalate synthase; translation: MRSCGDLKVFVYDTTLRDGSQGEGISLTVEDKLKITRKLDELEIPYIEGGWPGSNPKDLEYFNCVRAIPLKHAKIAAFGATRKARVNVTEDANMKALLAAGTPCVTIFGKSWDFHVITALQTTLAENLRMIRESVIYLKSQKREVIYDAEHFFDGYKCNPDYALETLKAAAEAGADWIVLCDTNGGSLPHEIEQIMGQVSRVIRAPIGIHAHNDGDLAIANSITAVRCGARQVQGTINGFGERCGNANLCSVIPNLQLKLGLACLSPEAMRRLTEVSHYVNEIANMTPHNNQPFVGASAFAHKGGVHVSAILKDPATYEHLNPELVGNRRRVLVSELAGASNLFYKARELNLDLSQDNPQTRAIIQQIKELEYRGYQFEGADASLELLLRRAFGQYREFFTLESLKLLVEKRANDGDVISSEATIKLRVGEQLIHTAAEGNGPVNAVDNALRKALEDFYPFLKQMHLVDYKVRVLDGKDGTGAKVRVLLESADAAGSWGTVGVSENIIEASWQALTDSMNYALLRHLKE